One Miscanthus floridulus cultivar M001 chromosome 11, ASM1932011v1, whole genome shotgun sequence DNA window includes the following coding sequences:
- the LOC136492939 gene encoding uncharacterized protein: MSSVGSQDSMDSADYSYLSDGFVEAPTLTSKEIEDARKEALKILKTNSPEEALKIFTEGPEVIKADLAREKAHTPAMPPNGADAKANGTVQPPPPKN, translated from the exons ATGAGCTCTGTTGGGAGTCAGGACTCCATGGACAGCGCGGATTATTCCTACCTCTCCGACGGCTTTGTGGAGGCGCCCACCCTGACCTCCAAGGAAATCGAGGATGCTAGG AAGGAAGCTTTGAAGATCCTGAAAACCAATTCCCCAGAAGAGGCCTTGAAGATTTTCACCGAG GGTCCAGAGGTCATCAAAGCTGACCTGGCGAGGGAGAAGGCCCACACCCCGGCGAtgcctccaaacggtgctgaTGCGAAGGCCAACGGCACGGTGCAGCCCCCACCGCCGAAGAACTGA
- the LOC136493942 gene encoding pectinesterase/pectinesterase inhibitor-like codes for MAKALLGGLSAILVVAVVVGVVATVTRSGKKAGDNFNVPGEASLATSGKSVKSLCAPTLYKESCEKTLSQATNGTENPKEVFHSVAKVALESVKTAVEQSKNIGEAKASDSMTESAREDCKKLLEDAVDDLRGMLEMAGGDIKVLFSRSDDLETWLTGVMTFMDTCIDGFVDEKLKADMHSVLRNATELSSNALAITNSLGGILKKLDLDMFKKDSRRRLLSEQDEKGWPVWMRSPERKLLAAGNQPKPNAVVAKDGSGQFKTIQQAVDAVPKGQQGRYVIYVKAGLYDEIVMVPKDKVNIFMYGDGPKQTRVTGKKSFADGITTMKTATFSIEASGFICKNMGFHNTAGAEKHQAVALRVQGDLAAFYNCRFDAFQDTLYVHARRQFFRNCVISGTIDFIFGNSAAVFQNCLIITRRPMDNQQNSVTAHGRTDPNMKSGLVIQNCRLVPDQKLFPDRFKIPSYLGRPWKEFSRLVIMESTIADFIKPEGYMPWNGDFGIKTLYYAEYNNRGPGAGTSKRVNWPGFHVIARKDAEQFTAGPFIDGATWLKFTGTPHILGFKF; via the exons ATGGCAAAGGCTCTCCTAGGTGGCCTGTCGGCGATCCTCGTCGTCGCGGTGGTCGTCGGCGTGGTCGCCACCGTCACCCGCTCCGGCAAGAAGGCCGGCGACAACTTCAACGTCCCGGGGGAGGCCTCCCTTGCCACGTCCGGCAAGTCGGTCAAGTCCCTGTGCGCGCCCACGCTGTACAAGGAGTCGTGCGAGAAGACGCTCTCCCAGGCCACCAATGGCACCGAGAACCCCAAGGAGGTGTTCCACAGCGTCGCCAAGGTGGCGCTAGAGTCGGTCAAGACGGCGGTGGAGCAGTCCAAGAACATCGGCGAGGCCAAGGCCAGCGACTCCATGACCGAGAGCGCGCGCGAGGACTGCAAGAAGCTCCTCGAGGACGCCGTGGACGACCTCAGGGGCATGCTCGAGATGGCCGGCGGCGACATCAAGGTGCTCTTCAGCCGGTCCGACGACCTCGAGACGTGGCTCACGGGCGTCATGACGTTCATGGACACCTGCATCGACGGCTTCGTCGACGAGAAGCTCAAGGCCGACATGCACTCCGTGCTGCGCAACGCCACCGAGCTGAGCAGCAACGCGCTCGCCATCACCAACAGCCTCGGCGGGATCCTGAAGAAGCTGGACCTCGACATGTTCAAGAAGGACTCGCGCCGCCGGCTCCTGTCGGAGCAGGACGAGAAGGGATGGCCCGTGTGGATGAGGTCGCCGGAGAGGAAGCTGCTGGCGGCGGGAAACCAGCCTAAGCCGAACGCCGTGGTGGCCAAGGACGGCAGCGGGCAGTTCAAGACCATCCAGCAGGCCGTGGACGCCGTGCCCAAGGGCCAGCAGGGGAGGTACGTCATCTACGTGAAGGCCGGTCTCTACGACGAGATCGTCATGGTCCCCAAGGACAAGGTCAACATCTTCATGTACGGCGACGGGCCCAAGCAAACCCGCGTCACCGGCAAAAAGAGCTTCGCCGACGGCATCACCACCATGAAGACCGCCACCTTCT CCATCGAGGCGTCCGGGTTCATCTGCAAGAACATGGGCTTCCACAACACGGCCGGCGCGGAGAAACACCAGGCGGTGGCGCTCCGCGTCCAGGGAGACCTCGCGGCGTTCTACAACTGCCGATTCGACGCGTTCCAGGACACGCTGTACGTGCACGCGCGGCGCCAGTTCTTCCGCAACTGCGTCATCTCCGGCACGATCGACTTCATCTTCGGCAACTCGGCGGCGGTGTTCCAGAACTGCCTCATCATCACGCGGCGGCCCATGGACAACCAGCAGAACTCGGTGACCGCGCACGGCCGCACGGACCCCAACATGAAGTCCGGGCTCGTCATCCAGAACTGCCGCCTGGTGCCCGACCAGAAGCTCTTCCCGGACCGCTTCAAGATCCCCTCCTACCTGGGCCGCCCCTGGAAGGAGTTCTCGCGCCTCGTCATCATGGAGAGCACCATCGCCGACTTCATCAAGCCCGAGGGGTACATGCCCTGGAACGGCGACTTCGGCATCAAGACGCTCTACTACGCCGAGTACAACAACCGCGGCCCCGGCGCCGGCACCAGCAAGAGGGTCAACTGGCCCGGGTTCCACGTCATCGCCCGCAAGGACGCCGAGCAGTTCACCGCCGGGCCGTTCATCGACGGCGCGACGTGGCTCAAGTTCACCGGCACGCCGCACATCCTCGGGTTCAAGTTCTAA